A window of Silurus meridionalis isolate SWU-2019-XX chromosome 4, ASM1480568v1, whole genome shotgun sequence contains these coding sequences:
- the themis2 gene encoding LOW QUALITY PROTEIN: protein THEMIS2 (The sequence of the model RefSeq protein was modified relative to this genomic sequence to represent the inferred CDS: inserted 2 bases in 2 codons): MGDTGGVLSLQEYISSVEQSSLPRILQVCSGVYFQGSVYEISGSEVCLSTGDLVKITSFELLSVSCLDITNNTTFELPLDHSGLYTLVPEDLPYSTIEEIVGLLPVGKDAFGSFTFFSNSDLVIENLTVPAGTEMTILSVEHIKNEKGFARCRVMGQQEASAEVLIPFSCHGDFYECQNERGYSLYEIMYSTRLCKRRFXSNKTKKCDSILYFSPIYQILGIMHMRKNIVKFPSTLEVDIIDVTEECKHLTFVTPLSLVEVAAQPNEAFPTMAEILEGPVANTFFCCSWLKALQNGKHLVLHRCNKTRMVLASTPKGRKTQQYFLLSQDYGGQLRRRAREFSSVYEVYLAFSKCPGLTVTVMKHCEAVEEEGVPALSSGEQLEVLRLQTTNTSKSEFGAPEGVDNLIFKRIEDDDDDDDDDEEIXSEKDSEVCLPLFTPANFAEKITDKKKYSLLELCKYFSLPLDLKVVKHDKTMEKDPLAGLAALRLEDVLEETTVLASFPDTPEQCFELPVRWMQLSLSFISDPLPWPDSEIPGINIQTVTEVTENFYHEYQRLYEKPILTPPPRPPKRKSLTVQSMKASAKTKDVTVKSSHPIKKPDKPRGQTKRNPPPPPDEIEDVPPPLIPRKSLSTCLAINNTYVKAPKKKNAQKHKSERKSSDSDHDYEPVEDMLNAFDHIMSY; encoded by the exons ATGGGGGACACTGGTGGAGTTCTGTCTCTGCAGGAGTACATCAGCTCTGTGGAGCAGTCATCCTTACCCCGCATTCTGCAGGTCTGCTCCGGAGTTTATTTCCAAG GCTCAGTGTATGAAATCTCAGGGAGTGAGGTTTGTCTGTCTACTGGTGACTTGGTGAAGATTACAAGTTTTGAGCTGTTGTCTGTCTCTTGTCTGGACATTACCAACAACACCACATTTGAGCTACCACTCGATCACTCAG GTCTGTACACACTGGTTCCTGAAGATCTTCCTTACAGCACAATAGAGGAGATAGTAGGCCTGCTACCTGTTGGTAAGGATGCCTTTGGCTCATTCACCTTCTTCAGCAACAGTGACCTTGTCATTGAAAACCTCACAGTCCCAGCTGGGACAGAGATGACCATTCTATCTGTGGAGCACATTAAGAACGAGAAGGGCTTTGCTCGTTGCCGGGTGATGGGTCAACAGGAAGCCTCGGCAGAAGTGCTTATTCCCTTCTCCTGTCATGGAGATTTCTATGAATGTCAAAATGAACGTGGCTACTCCCTTTATGAGATAATGTACTCAACCAGGCTGTGCAAGAGACGCT TgtcaaacaaaaccaaaaaatgtGACAGCATCCTGTATTTTAGCCCAATTTATCAAATCCTCGGCATCATGCACA TGAGAAAGAACATAGTGAAGTTTCCCTCCACCCTGGAAGTGGATATAATTGATGTGACTGAAGaatgtaaacatttaacatttgtaACTCCACTATCGCTAGTTGAGGTAGCTGCCCAACCAAATGAGGCCTTTCCAACTATGGCAGAGATCTTGGAGGGACCTGTGGCCAATACCTTCTTTTGCTGCAGCTGGTTGAAAGCGCTACAAAATGGCAAACATCTTGTGCTGCACAGGTGCAATAAAACACGTATGGTGTTAGCATCTACCCCAAAGGGGAGAAAAACCCAGCAGTACTTCCTGCTCTCTCAGGACTATGGTGGGCAATTACGAAGAAGAGCAAGAGAGTTTAGCTCAGTATATGAAGTGTATTTGGCATTCTCTAAATGCCCAGGATTGACAGTAACTGTGATGAAGCACTGTGAGGCAGTTGAGGAGGAAGGAGTGCCTGCTCTCAGCAGTGGAGAACAGTTGGAGGTTCTGAGATTACAGACAACAAACACGTCAAAAAGTGAGTTCGGTGCTCCTGAGGGTGTGGACAATTTGATATTCAAAAGGATTGAGGATGACGACGATGATGACGATGACGACGAGGAAA GCAGTGAAAAAGACAGTGAGGTCTGCCTTCCTCTATTCACTCCAGCCAACTTTGCTGAGAAAATTACAGACAAGAAAAAGTATAGCTTATTGGAACTGTGCAAGTATTTCTCACTTCCTCTCGATCTCAAAGTAGTGAAACACGATAAAACAATGGAAAAAGATCCACTGGCAGGTTTAGCAGCTCTAAGATTAGAAGATGTTCTGGAAGAAACCACAGTGCTTGCCAGCTTTCCTGATACTCCAGAGCAATGTTTTGAATTGCCTGTTCGCTGGATGCAATTATCACTTTCCTTCATCTCAGACCCTTTACCCTGGCCTGATTCTGAAATCCCAGGGATTAACATACAGACCGTCACAGAGGTTACAGAAAACTTCTATCATGAATATCAGAGGCTTTATGAGAAACCTATACTGACCCCTCCCCCACGTCCACCTAAGCGCAAATCATTGACAGTACAATCAATGAAAGCGAGTGCTAAGACTAAAGATGTCACCGTCAAAAGTAGCCATCCCATCAAAAAACCGGATAAACCTCGGGGCCAAACAAAACGCaatcctcctccaccaccagaTGAA ATAGAGGATGTACCCCCTCCGTTGATTCCTAGAAAATCTCTCTCAACATGTTTGGCCATTAATAATACGTATGTGAAGGCCccgaaaaaaaagaatgcacagAAGCATAAATCAG AAAGAAAATCCTCAGACAGTGATCATGACTATGAACCTGTGGAAGACATGCTAAATGCTTTTGATCATATCATGTCATACTAG